The DNA sequence CAGTTCACCGATTTTCGCCCGGCCTGGAATGCGATGATCGGGTCGTCACAAACCACCCGTGAATCCGGTGGCGTGACTATTTGCAGCACCCTGGCCATCTGAACACTCGTCTCGTCATTGGGAGCAGAAGCCAACGTTTGATTAGCGGCTATCGAATCCGGTAACGTTGTCAGGTAAAAGGCACCAAAGATCAATCCCCCGATTGCCAAGCCGCGTTGCAATAGGTGTAACGAGCCAAAACTGCGCACCATCCGCGTCATCTCACCGATAGCCACGCCCGATAGTACTCCCACTGGGGGCAGCAAAATCGCTGTGTGGTGTGCTAGCCATAACGGCGAGTGTGCCAACAACGATGCCACCGTCAGCGCCAACCAGAGCGGGACTGGCCATGACTCTCTCTTGTGTCGGAGGAACAGTACTACCGTCCCGTAAGCAGCCAATCCCAATAGGGCAGGGTACTGATTCCTCACGTAGTCCCAAAGAGCCATTGCATTGGCTCTCCAATCCAGCGGATAGACCGCCCTGCCAACCCACCACATCCCCCAGATCTGTTCCCACATAGCACGCGGCTCGTACGCGATCAGGCACAAGGACACTGGCAGGGTTATGGAAAGCAGTAAAGTGCCCACGGAGGTTGCCAAATCCAGGTAGGTCGTTCTGCTGTCGGATGGTCGTGCCAGGATAATCGCCACTAATGCCAGGCCAGAAGGCGCCATCACGGGCTTGACCAGCAGACTCAGGGCAAATATCAGACCCGAGAGGACCAACCACCATCGTCTGCCATTCCGAGTATAACGGAATGCCACTGCCAGCGCCAGTGCAGCCAGGCTGGCGGCAGGTAGATCAGTCATGACTGCCCGTGACCATTGGGAGAAGGTAGGTGTAACGGCGATGGCAGCCATGGCGAAGAAGGCTGCTAACCATCCACTGATTTGGTACGCGAGCCACGCCGCCCCGATTAGCCCTAACGTGCCGAAAAGCAGACTCGTCATCCGTCCTGCGGCCACAGTGCGTCCCATGATATCAAATGCAACCGCGATGGCCCTGATGAAAGCGGGTGGATGGGCGGCCCAAACATCGGTGTAAAGGGCGGCACCATCGTGGGTGGTCCATGCCCATTGTAGGTAGACGCCCTCATCGTAATCCCACAACCACCCGCCCAGCCGATTCGCCTGCCAGGCAAAAATCAATGTGAGTGTCACAGCCAGCACGAGTAAACCTACGGCATCCCGCCGAATGGCATATCGCGATGAGTTGGGCGGGGGACCGCTCAAAGTGGCCACTCAGCGCCTCCAATTGGCGAGTTATCCGCCTGCCACGCTATCTGCGCTCGCAGACCTGCCTCTAAATCCACCTTAGGCCGGAAACCCAACATCTCCCTCGCTCTCGTCGTGTCGGCCCAGGTGTGGCGAACGTCGCCGTGTTGAGGTGCTTCGTGGACGATCCGAGGCTCTCGTCCCACGATCTCGCCTATCCGCTGTATCACATGACCGACAGTAACCTGCGACCCGCCACCGATGTTGAGCACTTCGCCTACCAGATCCGATTTCGCTGCCAACAGAGTAGCCTCTACTGCGTCCGCGACGTACGTGAAATCTCGCGTCTGTTCTCCGTCGCCGTAGACAGTCACCTCGTGCCCTGCTGATATCCACCGGATAAAACGGTGGAAGGCCATATCCGGGCGCTGCCGGGGCCCATAGACAGTGAAATACCGCAACGAGATCACAGGCACACCGAAGTTGCGATAATAGAGGTAGCAGAGTTTCTCACACGCTAGTTTCGTCACGCCATAGGGCGAAATCGGCTGCAGGGGGCTTTCCTCGCGCAACGGCAAGTCATCGGAGTCGCCGTACACCGAAGACGACGACGCGAAGACGAATTTTCTCAAAGGGAGACCCTTCGCTGCCTCCAGCAACCGTTGGGTAGCCGCCACGTTACTCTCCAGATAGGCGGAGAAATTCTGACCCCAACTGGCACGCACACCCGCCTGGGCGGCCTGATGAAACACCACCTCAACGCCATTTAGCAATTTCGTCAGATCCACCAGATTTAGATCGCCTTCTATGAATTCGAACCGCGATTCTGTTCGAAGTTTCGCTAAATTGCCCTCCTTGACTGTGCGTGGATAGTAGTCGGTAAAGGAATCCACTCCCCGTACGTTCCAACCATCTGCCACCAATCTTTCAGCCAAGTGCGAGCCAATGAATCCCGCGACACCAGTCACGAGTGCGTTATTTGGCATCCCTTTCTCCACCCTTGTAATACCCGCGTAGACCTTCAATGGCGTAGAGCACGCCACCAATTAACCCTGTGATCCCGTTGATAGCGCCTATAGCCAGGGAGATCGAAATAGCCTTGGCCTCGGGCACACCCGCTTGTCCGAAAAGGTATACATATCCCACTTCGCGAATCCCCCACCCGCTCACTGAGAAAGGCAATACGAGCAGTGTGGAGATCAGTGGCACAAACAATAGAAAATATTTCAAATCCATTTGCACGCCCAGTGAACGAGCCAGGAGTACGTTGATGAAGATGAGCAGGGCGTTGAACGCCACTGAGATAACAGAAGCCTTCTGCAACGCTGTGGAACTATATCCCACCAGGGACTGGTATACTTGGCTTATGGTTTTCCCGCCCCAACGCGGCCGTAAGCGACCAAGCCATGCCCCAATGCCCTTGATCCAACGTCGGTTGGCAAGTGCAAGCAACCCTACCGCTGAACCCACTCCCAGGGCTATGATAAGCATCACGACCCCTGGTGGCACCAGGTGATAACTGAACGGGAGAGCCATGGTGGCCATCGCCAGGAGCGTGAGCAGTCCGGTGGCTCGGTCCCAAAGCACGGAACTCACGGCCAATGCGCTTTTATTGCTTGCCCTCCCCAGTTCATACATTTTGACAATATCCCCGCCTACGCTGGTGGGGAGAAAATTGTTAAAGAAAGTGCCAACGAAAAACAGGTGTACTAGCCGTTGTAAAGGCACGCAAAGCCCTTGGTCCGCCAGCAGCACACTCCAGCGCCAACTACGGACCACCATACCTACCAGCGATAGAAATAGCGCCAGGATGACATATCGCCAGTCCGTGCCCTGCAAGACAACCCATGTCTCCCGCAATCCCGCTGACGAAAGGACGAAAATCAGGAGTGCTACACTGACCACCACGCGGGCCAGGTTCAATAACGTATCACGCATTACAACCCCGATGGCAGAATGTGCCATATCTCGGCATATTATATATCCATATGTCGCGGGGCCGAAACTCCTATTCCATGGGCTGTAGTCTGAGAGCAGAGCAAGCATAGGGCGGCTAGAATGGCCGCCGTGGGATGCCCATTATGTCCTCAGCCGGGCGTCTTGGAAAATCATCTATCTGACGGTGACAATAGCAAGTTCTATGTAGTCGCCCAGAGAACTACCATCCGCGCCTGTGATGTCCAGCCGCTCCCCCGTTTCCAATAGATACATGCCCACTCGCAGGTAGTATATGCCCGCTGGTGCATCGCTCTGTAGAGGGATCACGTATTCGTCGCGCACTACCTCATCGGGTGACCATAGGCTGGTCGGATATTCGCCGCCCAGAGGTTGGGAATCGTGCTGCCCCCAGACTTCTCCGTTGTCATCCTCGATGTGCGTGAACACGGTGTAATCTTTTTCGAGCGGGCGCAGACAACGCCAATACAATGTTAAAGGTACGGTTTCGCCCGCTCGCGCAACGGTGCGATCCAGATCATAGCCAACGAGCGCGATGGAATCACCTAACCTGACATCCGTTGCGTGAGCCGGATGATAGATGGGTGGTGTTTTCTCGATGAGTTTGAGCGTGGCGAGGATGGGGCTACTGACAGGACGACCACTGGCGTCGCGCACGGGCAAGACGCTGTATGTTTCCAGGTCGTATAGGCCGATCTCAACTTGCACCTTGGATGGCGTGATGGCTTCATCAGATATTTGTACAGTGTAAATATCACGGACAATGTCGCCAGGCTGCCAGAGACTGGTGGGATATGTCCCGCGGCCTGGGTAACTATCGTGTTGTCCAATGGGCTGGCGTTTGTGCCCGAACAAGTGTACGAAGACGCTGTAATCTCTGCTCATGGGAGCGAGAGATTGCCAGTACACAGTAATGCGCAGCGAATCGCCAGGGTGTAGAGGAGAGCTCTCTATTTGATAGCCCAACAGGCACATTGCATTATTGTAGGTGTAGCCCACATGTTGCACCGAGGCCGGCACATCCTCCGGGCAGAGGATGGCGGGTCGGGCGTAAGCCGGTTGGATGAAAGCCCATGGGCAGATAGCAGTGATGAAGAAGAGGACCGCCGACAACACAACAAGCAGCCAGCGGTGGTAACGAGCGGACACCCATTCTTCCAGCCCGCGGTACATAAGAATAGCGATGGCTGCACCGGCTGGATAAAGCAGACGCCCTTGGCTGGCGGGCACCAACATGGTCCAGCGGATCAGCCCCGCTCCGATAATCAGCATCCAACTGAAGGTAATGCCTACCTCGCCGCGCATACCCTGTCGTGGCCGGCGCGCCAAAGCCAATCCCAGGCCAGCCACGGCAGCTATCGCAAGCAGGTCGAACGCCAGATACTGCCAACGGTCGACCAAAATCTGAAACCAGCCGAAAAGTGCCCAATAGGACATCCGAAGGCCACGAACTTCACCCCATAGTGCATCGGGCCTTGGCAGGGCAGTCCGCCGCCCGAAGACGTCCAGCATGACGTTGAGGCCGGTGAAGTCGCCGTACAGCGCGAAATTACGCACATACCACCAGCCGGCTAAAGCGAGGGCAATCAGCCCAGCGAGGGCCGCACCAGACAGTACACTAGCCCCCTCTCGCCGCCACAAAGCAATAGTTACCAGAATCGCCAATATCGCCAACCCCAACCCGCTCAGTTTGGCCAATCCTGCCAATCCCACCAACATCCCAAGGGCTATCCAACGCCGCCAAGATGGCCCATGCCGCCAAATGCGAACTAACAGCCAGAGGCCCATTGTGCATAAAGCGATGACGGCATTGTCATTGTTCACGGCACTGCTGATGAAAACGAACTGCGGCGTGAAAGCCAGAAGCATCGCTGCGCCCAAAGCGGTGTATTTTCTTTGCGGAAAAATCTCTCGTGCCAGAAGGTAAGTGAAAAGCACGGTGGTCGAGCCTAGGGCGAGGGAGAATAGTCGCAGGATGTGCACAGCCAGCGGCACGCCATGCCAGGGAAAATCCTCGTCGCGGGTGTGAATGAAGACGTTGATGTTGTCTTCTGTGCCTGGGATACCTACTTTGGCATGTGGGTTCCGCCAGCCCATCCTTTCGATGCTACCCGTTTCGATCCAGAAAGTCAGGGCCGCACCTGCTGCGTAGTACAACGGGGGCTGGCTACCCTCTTGCTTCCATGCCGTCTCGCGGTCAGGACTCTGCACCGGGAGTCCGCCGCCGTCGGCCAGATGCTGGATGTAGGCATAGTGCTCCGACTCATCGGGCGCCTCGAAGACCGGCGTGACCACGCCGTAGGTCAGACCAAGTATCCAAAAGACGAGTATCAGCAGAGCAATGCCCTGGTGTTCACACCAGTGTTTAAATCTCATCTTCATCTGTTCAGCGGGTTACGACTAAACCCACACCCAGTAGGGCGCGGCTGTCCAGTCGTTCACCCCGCTCGTTGACAAC is a window from the Chloroflexota bacterium genome containing:
- a CDS encoding flippase-like domain-containing protein, yielding MRDTLLNLARVVVSVALLIFVLSSAGLRETWVVLQGTDWRYVILALFLSLVGMVVRSWRWSVLLADQGLCVPLQRLVHLFFVGTFFNNFLPTSVGGDIVKMYELGRASNKSALAVSSVLWDRATGLLTLLAMATMALPFSYHLVPPGVVMLIIALGVGSAVGLLALANRRWIKGIGAWLGRLRPRWGGKTISQVYQSLVGYSSTALQKASVISVAFNALLIFINVLLARSLGVQMDLKYFLLFVPLISTLLVLPFSVSGWGIREVGYVYLFGQAGVPEAKAISISLAIGAINGITGLIGGVLYAIEGLRGYYKGGERDAK
- a CDS encoding glycosyltransferase family 39 protein → MATLSGPPPNSSRYAIRRDAVGLLVLAVTLTLIFAWQANRLGGWLWDYDEGVYLQWAWTTHDGAALYTDVWAAHPPAFIRAIAVAFDIMGRTVAAGRMTSLLFGTLGLIGAAWLAYQISGWLAAFFAMAAIAVTPTFSQWSRAVMTDLPAASLAALALAVAFRYTRNGRRWWLVLSGLIFALSLLVKPVMAPSGLALVAIILARPSDSRTTYLDLATSVGTLLLSITLPVSLCLIAYEPRAMWEQIWGMWWVGRAVYPLDWRANAMALWDYVRNQYPALLGLAAYGTVVLFLRHKRESWPVPLWLALTVASLLAHSPLWLAHHTAILLPPVGVLSGVAIGEMTRMVRSFGSLHLLQRGLAIGGLIFGAFYLTTLPDSIAANQTLASAPNDETSVQMARVLQIVTPPDSRVVCDDPIIAFQAGRKSVNWLCDTSHKRIQAGFLSDQEAIAATEVASPSAIVLSSGRLSTLSEFTQWVFQRYEPFQIYHGGRRIMVPSAEAALQRYLPQVSWEGKLGLEDYKLEPTTVHPGETISLILRWRALQPMSEDYVVFVHLIDALDSRWAQVDRQPTDGIYPTSRWATGEIIEDRYEVPVPNNTPPGRYQFRIGLYTWPAVERLRVVDAEGNALDDSILLPPIQVW
- a CDS encoding GDP-mannose 4,6-dehydratase, whose amino-acid sequence is MPNNALVTGVAGFIGSHLAERLVADGWNVRGVDSFTDYYPRTVKEGNLAKLRTESRFEFIEGDLNLVDLTKLLNGVEVVFHQAAQAGVRASWGQNFSAYLESNVAATQRLLEAAKGLPLRKFVFASSSSVYGDSDDLPLREESPLQPISPYGVTKLACEKLCYLYYRNFGVPVISLRYFTVYGPRQRPDMAFHRFIRWISAGHEVTVYGDGEQTRDFTYVADAVEATLLAAKSDLVGEVLNIGGGSQVTVGHVIQRIGEIVGREPRIVHEAPQHGDVRHTWADTTRAREMLGFRPKVDLEAGLRAQIAWQADNSPIGGAEWPL
- a CDS encoding glycosyltransferase family 39 protein; protein product: MRFKHWCEHQGIALLILVFWILGLTYGVVTPVFEAPDESEHYAYIQHLADGGGLPVQSPDRETAWKQEGSQPPLYYAAGAALTFWIETGSIERMGWRNPHAKVGIPGTEDNINVFIHTRDEDFPWHGVPLAVHILRLFSLALGSTTVLFTYLLAREIFPQRKYTALGAAMLLAFTPQFVFISSAVNNDNAVIALCTMGLWLLVRIWRHGPSWRRWIALGMLVGLAGLAKLSGLGLAILAILVTIALWRREGASVLSGAALAGLIALALAGWWYVRNFALYGDFTGLNVMLDVFGRRTALPRPDALWGEVRGLRMSYWALFGWFQILVDRWQYLAFDLLAIAAVAGLGLALARRPRQGMRGEVGITFSWMLIIGAGLIRWTMLVPASQGRLLYPAGAAIAILMYRGLEEWVSARYHRWLLVVLSAVLFFITAICPWAFIQPAYARPAILCPEDVPASVQHVGYTYNNAMCLLGYQIESSPLHPGDSLRITVYWQSLAPMSRDYSVFVHLFGHKRQPIGQHDSYPGRGTYPTSLWQPGDIVRDIYTVQISDEAITPSKVQVEIGLYDLETYSVLPVRDASGRPVSSPILATLKLIEKTPPIYHPAHATDVRLGDSIALVGYDLDRTVARAGETVPLTLYWRCLRPLEKDYTVFTHIEDDNGEVWGQHDSQPLGGEYPTSLWSPDEVVRDEYVIPLQSDAPAGIYYLRVGMYLLETGERLDITGADGSSLGDYIELAIVTVR